AACTCACACTGAGtcactttcttttctgttctgttgACAGGTATTTCGTCAAGGCAGGTACTCCCAGTTTCATCGTTTTGGTAAAAGGCTCGTCATTCTACAAGCAGTTTTTAACAGGAAAGAAAATACTCGGATTGTAAAAACTTTGAGCTTCAattcttcattcattcacaaaatTCTCTTCATGCCAAATGACTGACTTTATTCTTGAAAAAGATGCCATAGCAAACATGTATATCCACAGTGTccaaatatcaacacaaatgaatataaaacaaaaatgagagGCAAACACACCAAATGtgctctttgtttcttttttgaacAAATGTGTAGATAGAAaacaatgtaaagaaaatgtatttcaaagtaCTTAATTACTACATTAGCAAAGATGAAttaaacagagaagagaaaactgTGTAACAGGTATACACAAATTATTTAAGTGCTTGTTTGTATGAAGTTTAAAAATTGCCTTCATACAATCTTCAGGAAGATCACTCTCAAACAGAAGTCAAGGCTTGGTTACCTTCTGACTTCATCCTTCTCATTTAAAAGACCTGTTGGTTTACCATAAAATTATGTcatatttttcaattaattaaaacacatttgacttAAGACTGAGAAAGAAGTGAAAGCAAGAGGTGTAAATAAGTTTTGCTTTTTATAGGAAGTTTCATGACATCCACCTGTTGTGGCACATCAACACCGAGACGATGTGGTTCACTGAGTGGCAGTGATTACACTATCCACAATGTTCCTGTtctaaaattagttttaaagaGAAAAGCCAAGTTAAGTAATTAAATGCAGTCGACGAAGTCAAGACACCAGCTTTTCTAGCTTGGTGAGCATGCTTATCAGGTATGTTGGCAAAGTGTGATAGACAGATCAGCGGGGCATAAATTCACTACAATGACAAATTGTCAAAATCTTTCTTGTCACTGTGATTTGATGAAATAATTATGATCACACCCATTAAGTAAAACCTGTTGTTAGTGGAAACTTAAGTTTCACCCATCATCATGAGACTTTCCTGTGATGTGTGTGCAATTAATATAATCATACAACAATATTGATTCTTatcacattgttttttaaaaatattgaaacAACTAAAGTTGTTAACttattaaaggtttaaaaaaaaaaaggttaactCTTTTACTGTCACTCCCATTAGACCTAATTAGGATTATCATTAAAGTATCAAGAAACACAAGATATTATGGGGGACATATTATGGGGACATAGTTCAATTCATGGATGAATACATACATGGATTATGTCTTCATTACACCAAACAACACCTATCTGAGTTAAATCAAAGTCTCAAACTAAATAcaacagaccaatcagaaacCACACATTTCAGTATGAAGCCATGATAACGCTTGATTGGCTCACAAAACCAacgggcggagccatcatcattgGAGCAGGTTGCATCTGGACAACAGTTGGGGTCTGTACATTGATGACAGTCGGGGCTTTGTTGCGATGTTTGAGCTCACGGTGCATCTGACACCAGGAGCACCACATGCAGAAACAGGATGCTGCGATGTCCTTACATAGAGAACCCTGATCGAACCAAAGTGCAAATGTGTAAAGTTGTACATTCAAATTGCTCCATCCATTGcttcacttttatttaaaagcGGTATATACATCAACTTACAGTAATATGCATCATACCTTGATCCCATATTTGTTTCGAATGGATGCCCTTAGAGACAGGACGGCGGGAGGCACAAACAGAGGTATCCCACAGGCTGCAAATACGGCAGGGCTGCAAATGTCACATAGTGGGAGACAATAGCTTTCTCCAAATCTATTTGAAACTGTGCAGGCAAGGCAAGGGCAGCACCAGAAACCATAGCAACCTGAAAAAACATGTAGATACATTTTACAAACTCACAAAGTGACTTGGATGCACTGAAGATTGATATACAAATCAGAGGAAataaggccttttttttttttaaaagatgatttTGAATGAATGAGTCAAAGTTGTGTTATGAACTCTTACATGTACTAGCTTCTTCAAAGCAGTCCAAGAGTCCACTCTTCCACTCTGTCAAGGGCTTTTCTGCCATTGTCTGTCAACTAAATCACTTAAGCTGTAGAAAGTGAACAGTTGTTAACACATGGAAATcaaaacataattatgaaaCCATgacattacaaaaatgtaatatcttcTTGGTATAGGTGACTTCatatctccatctccatctatGAACACTAACTCATGCCAGACAGTTTCTTTCTTGCGCATGCACCTCTACAGCAGATGATCAGATTAGATTTTGGAGCAACTTGTTGCGAAACTTGTTCATAAGACAACAATAAgctcatttatattcatatgaTCTTGATTTCACAGAACATATACCCAGTGTAAGGTAGTTTtatgttaacttttttttttttttttaaataaaaaaatgtctttaaaaaaaaaaaaatcaggaatcAAGATAAATCCAGTGGCAGCAGCAATAACACCCCAGTGCTGTGTTTCACGTAGCATTAGGTCATGTCCTTTTCGCTAATGTAGCCTGATGCAGTCTTGGTTTAATTGAATACACAGTGTTATGTCACAATCTATAACAGCCAACTGGAAAACTTCTGAATAAGATGCACAGACTGTGTTAGTAAAATTCAAACAGTTCAACTGAAAACAGTGCCAAACCGCATGAGAAAAACCCAAAACTAACTTTTAGTAAAGTTTCAACATAAAGTGCGTCCCTATTATAGTCTGTGACTATATTGAAACAAGTTGTTCAAAGAATTAAAAgtctttataaaacaattaaattaattgaGATATTTATATTGAGATTCTAATATCTTATTGACATCATTTCATGcctttaattgtgttttttttccctctacaACCCCCCTTGTTCTGGATTTACGGCATGTTAGATTAaactttaattcagtttttaggctaaagatacatttattattgtaaaacTTTAAGATCTTACCTGGTTTAGCAGAACACGTCTTTACAACCCTGGCGCAGGGAATGAATGAAAGTATTAGGAGTGGCATCTTTTGTATGCAGGAcagctaaataaaaacaatgctgCCAAACCTGAATCTAGgtgaagagagaaatgaaaTTGAAAGTGAATGTGAAGAATACAATGGAACTATTGACCAACTTACCTCATCAcattgtatttacattttttcttcatgttgtactcatttattgagtttattttcttctgtgcatgtgtttcaaTCAGCAGTAATACTCATGATCACTGTAGATTGTGGAAGGAAACTCAAACTCCACTACAAGAAACCTCTGGTGAAATGGTGAAAAGTCAGAGATGGTGGGTGTTTCAGACACCTGATGACAAGAAGTTAAGAAGGCAAGTCAACAGgatacatcacatcacatttgtgATGATAGTCATGGCCTTAAAAACGCATAACTTTTCTGCTGACAAACCCAACCGCAGCAACTTGGCCTCAACAATCAAGGTTTCCTAAAACCATTTGTGGTCCACTGTAAACATGACACCAGTGTAGCTGTAAATATATACAAAGCTCTTCATATAATATACTGTGAAGATGAATTCTTATTTTGAATCAAAACCAAATCCTTTGAGTGTTCATACTCTGTCTTGCAAAGATTCAACAAAAAAGGTACACACTCAGCTGGCTGAGGTCAACATCTTATCAGACTGGGTGCAGACGTCTGAATGCAAACCAAACCTGCTCTAAGACACAGGAATACTGTCCTCCCTGTAAGAAGATCAACTGCTCTAAGAATTGCATTTATGAGGAAGGCCACATGCTTAAAGGAAGTAGTGGAGTACCAAATGCGACGTGTGATGGTGCAAGTGATTGTTGGGAACAAGCCAAGGCCCCATATCTTTTACGACATAGGACATTTTTGGATGAATGGTTTCATGTGAACTGAAAGaaatccatccatctatccattttctgctgctgAAAAACATGACCCACAAATCAACCTATCATCAGTTCATGTCAGTTATGGCAACAACAATTCCTCCAGTATATTTTTGGTTAGAACTGTCTTGAGAACAGCATGTACCTGTATCATGAGATGTTAACATaaagaacagaaaacacagtaaCACCACCTCCTACAGATATCCTAGTCCTTTATCGATCACCACATTAAACCAGTTGTCTTCAGGATAGCTTAATTATTGTTAATCCAAAGGcatgtgaagtgtttttttagattgagagcaaaacttttaaaaaaccaaGCTACATGTGAATGGTGTATATCCCCATCTGCTGGTCATTAGAGGTAGAAAGGGTTAGTATATAGGTATTAAAACGTTCAATTTCCTTTAATACATTGTTCAACTCTGTTTCAATAGAACTGatttttagttttatgttttttattattattattttggatTTCACACATACCAAACAATTAATCTCTGGGAAGGAGTCTAAGTGACTTGAGCAAAGCACGTAAACAAAAGAGTGATATTATAAA
The Scomber scombrus chromosome 8, fScoSco1.1, whole genome shotgun sequence DNA segment above includes these coding regions:
- the LOC133985240 gene encoding cornifelin-like yields the protein MAEKPLTEWKSGLLDCFEEASTCCYGFWCCPCLACTVSNRFGESYCLPLCDICSPAVFAACGIPLFVPPAVLSLRASIRNKYGIKGSLCKDIAASCFCMWCSWCQMHRELKHRNKAPTVINVQTPTVVQMQPAPMMMAPPVGFVSQSSVIMASY